The following coding sequences lie in one Cloeon dipterum chromosome 1, ieCloDipt1.1, whole genome shotgun sequence genomic window:
- the LOC135947684 gene encoding A disintegrin and metalloproteinase with thrombospondin motifs adt-1-like, which produces MIIPDVPPMRTQYLPIDMGLHTFALVLLLAAQHAFTENLHESMTEDELAFYLGVVSASSAAPEYQVVFMTPPLAVEGADSEGGMGTEELRYEFHAFDMPVSLKLRRNPYLIAPSFKTFKHNGNAQRILSRTPPRCHYLHQSDGTVAAISMCEPREVRGVVLLPNDTLQISPLSHRLRTIIMEREAAVIAEGQGPESVPHLVRRAPLMPSDSLLGDAVPLIYDRQSAVFAEKAEELVGKEQKNFEFLDENDDEQESNIDVDYEKEPVRKRSPRASSDFILELGVFFDAAGYRLFSPFFNYDDKQIRDMLLAYMNAIQALYLHPSLGRTVQLSIVRLDLFVSQPSDLPHYGGERGQLLDSFCLWNEKHNPKGDSDPGHWDMGLYVSGLDFFAYEGGQKSGVTMGLATVAGVCTTQYNCVIAELGTVNTFGKPYPSAGFTSVYVLAHEIGHNLGMHHDSSGNPCAKEGYVMSPSRGTQGETHWSSCSASVLRDMGWAKCLNDNPSKISQTNDHTRFKNIPGQFWTAKRQCEFLLRDKDSVIEVQSGSLAEICQNLKCSTPHRSGYYFAGPALEGTSCGRDLWCQGGDCVPVKRVGAQKPLTEFPGGWSAWKEDGKCSSGCIKDSRGSQNKRRACDNPKPVNTDEGCDGSSFSVGLCDDNKMCRKRITVEEYAAKKCKEFSKLLPELDPSTGLQAPHETGRLWMSCSIFCKRKDTGAFYTPRLELNDLGVDPYFPDGTLCNSEGDKKSFCLQHHCLPEDFNFEESGSRVMKENEVLLPQNAGPKPTKSWPETIKDFFTLGKDNKSKLKTLNLGRADLDSLFSEEDWDDKDYREIPH; this is translated from the exons ATGATTATTCCTGACGTACCACCCATGCGGACGCAGTACCTTCCAATCGATATGGGTCTGCACACCTTTGCATTGGTTCTGCTCCTCGCTGCTCAGCATGCATTCACTGag AATCTACATGAATCGATGACTGAAGATGAGCTGGCGTTTTACCTTGGTGTCGTGTCTGCTTCTTCTGCTGCTCCTGAATACCAGGTTGTGTTCATGACACCGCCTTTAGCAGTAGAAGGTGCTGACAGTGAAGGAGGCATGGGCACTGAAGAGCTGCGATACGAATTCCACGCATTCGATat GCCAGTGTCACTGAAACTCCGGCGAAATCCTTATTTAATTGCGCCGtctttcaaaacatttaaacatAATGGGAACGCACAAAGAATATTGAGCAGGACTCCACCGAGGTGCCACTATTTACACCAGAGTGATGGGACTGTTGCAGCCATTAGCATGTGTGAGCCGAGAGAAGTt AGAGGAGTCGTTTTACTGCCAAATGACACGTTGCAAATCAGCCCGCTGAGCCACCGCCTGCGAACAATTATCATGGAGCGAGAGGCGGCCGTGATTGCTGAAGGGCAAGGACCTGAGTCTGTGCCTCACCTGGTGCGTCGTGCGCCGCTGATGCCCAGCGATAGCTTGCTTGGCGATGCCG ttCCACTTATTTACGACCGGCAGTCTGCAGTTTTTGCCGAAAAGGCTGAAGAACTTGTGGGTAAGGAGCagaaaaactttgaatttttggacgAGAATGACGACGAGCAGGAGAGCAACATTGACGTTGATTACGAGAAGGAGCCTGTGCGGAAAAGATCTCCTCGCGCCTCGAGCGACTTCATTCTAGAACTGGGCGTCTTCTTCGACGCAGCTGGATACCGGTTGTTCTCCCCGTTCTTCAATTACGACGACAAACAAATTCGGGACATGCTGCTCGCTTACATGAACGCG ATCCAAGCGCTTTATTTGCACCCTAGCCTGGGGCGCACAGTGCAGCTATCAATTGTGCGATTGGATCTGTTCGTGTCGCAACCCTCGGACTTGCCGCACTACGGCGGCGAGAGGGGGCAGTTGCTCGACTCGTTCTGCCTGTGGAACGAGAAACACAATCCCAAAGGCGACTCCGACCCCGGTCACTGGGATATGGGTCTCTACGTATCTGG CTTGGACTTTTTTGCGTATGAAGGAGGACAAAAGAGCGGAGTTACAATGG gtCTTGCAACGGTTGCCGGTGTCTGCACGACGCAATATAACTGCGTAATCGCTGAATTAGGAACTGTGAACACCTTTGGCAAGCCATACCCTTCGGCTGGATTTACGTCTGTCTATGTTTTAGCTCACGAAATTGGACACAA CCTTGGAATGCACCACGACAGCTCTGGAAATCCCTGTGCAAAGGAAGGATACGTTATGTCACCTTCTAGAGGCACCCAAGGCGAAACTCATTGGTCCTCGTGCAGTGCCTCAGTGCTAAGAGACATggg atGGGCCAAATGTTTGAATGACAACCCAagtaaaatttctcaaacCAACGACCAcacacgttttaaaaatattcccgGACAATTTTGGACGGCGAAACGGCAGTGCGAGTTTCTCTTGCGCGACAAGGACTCTGTGATTGAGGTACAGAGCGGCTCTTTAGCGGAGATTTGCCAGAATCTGAAATGTTCCACGCCACACAGATCAGGGTACTATTTCGCTGGCCCAGCTCTGGAAGGAACTTCTTGTGGAAGGGACTTG TGGTGTCAAGGTGGAGATTGCGTTCCAGTAAAGCGAGTAGGCGCTCAAAAGCCACTTACGGAGTTTCCTGGCGGTTGGAGTGCCTGGAAAGAGGATGGAAAGTGCAGTTCTGGTTGTATTAAGGATTCAAGGG GCTCACAAAATAAGAGACGCGCATGTGATAATCCGAAACCTGTAAACACAGACGAAGGCTGCGATGGCTCTAGTTTTAGCGTAGGCCTTTGTGATGATAATAAG atGTGTCGCAAAAGAATAACAGTTGAAGAGTATGCTGCAAAAAAGTGCAAAGAATTCAGCAAATTGCTTCCTGAACTCGATCCCAGCACAGGTCTGCAAGCGCCTCACGAGACTG gaCGACTGTGGATGTCATGTTCGATCTTCTGTAAGAGGAAGGACACAGGTGCTTTCTACACACCGCGCTTGGAACTTAACGATTTGGGAGTTGACCCTTACTTCCCAGACGGAACATTATGCAATTCAGAAGGagacaaaaaatcattctGCTTGCAGCATCACTGCCTTCCTGAG gatTTCAATTTCGAAGAGTCAGGCTCAAGAGTCATGAAGGAAAATGAGGTGCTTTTGCCACAAAATGCAGGACCAAAGCCAACAAAATCTTGGCCAGAAACGATAAAGGATTTTTTCACTCTTGGAAAAGACAACAAATCAAAGCTGAAAACTTTAAATCTCGGTCGGGCTGATCTGGACAGTTTATTTTCGGAAGAAGACTGGGATGACAAGGATTATAGAGAAATTCCTCATTAA
- the tap gene encoding neurogenin-2 → MAIWSKSDISEIMSSSMDSPLSASYSSPDRSMASFNADDSIDSENDFDLSMCPQSTPRRPRPRSKGPRSRAQTRSPTQVVRLKRVRRVKANDRERNRMHHLNHALDKLRCVLPTVPEDTKLTKIETLRFAHNYIWALSQTLGITDVGAPPPGTDFEYNNNGGVTMNMGTVTVSIGPNGTNAITSTAGSLAQVRRTQMDTLLDSWERDSTLSSNSSYHEGPRYQMASPEQQQPHQHVHYPEPSPYQHCMMQYNSNNNNSYCSSGYASYS, encoded by the exons ATGGCGATTTGGTCCAAGTCTGACA tTTCAGAGATCATGTCCAGCAGCATGGACAGCCCGCTGAGCGCGTCGTACAGCAGTCCGGACCGCTCGATGGCGTCGTTCAACGCGGACGACAGCATCGACTCGGAGAACGACTTTGATTTGAGCATGTGTCCGCAGTCGAcgccgcggcggccgcggccccgCAGCAAGGGGCCTCGCAGCAGGGCCCAAACGCGCAGCCCGACGCAGGTGGTGCGGCTGAAGCGCGTGCGGCGCGTCAAGGCCAACGACCGCGAACGCAACCGCATGCACCACCTTAACCACGCGCTGGACAAGTTGCGCTGCGTGCTGCCCACCGTACCCGAGGACACGAAGCTGACCAAAATCGAGACGCTGCGTTTCGCACACAACTACATCTGGGCTCTGTCGCAGACGCTGGGCATTACGGACGTCGGCGCGCCGCCGCCCGGCACCGACTTCGAGTACAACAACAACGGTGGCGTCACCATGAACATGGGCACCGTCACCGTGTCCATCGGGCCGAACGGCACCAACGCCATCACGTCGACGGCCGGCAGTCTGGCCCAAGTGCGACGCACGCAGATGGACACTCTGCTGGACAGCTGGGAGCGCGACTCGACCCTCAGCAGCAACTCGAGCTACCACGAAGGGCCGCGCTACCAGATGGCCTCGcccgagcagcagcaaccgCACCAGCACGTGCACTACCCTGAGCCCAGCCCCTACCAGCACTGCATGATGCAGTACAACagtaacaacaacaacagctaCTGCAGCAGCGGCTATGCTAGTTACTCGTGA